Proteins from a single region of Sediminispirochaeta bajacaliforniensis DSM 16054:
- a CDS encoding ATP-dependent Clp protease adaptor ClpS — translation MSDFRFGTKLEDRSQEQYREPPMYRVMLLNDDYTTMDFVVKVIRQVFHHSSEEAVKIMFDVHKKGKGLVGCYSQDIAVTKQRQVLVMAKSEEFPLRCEIEPDL, via the coding sequence ATGAGTGATTTTCGTTTCGGGACAAAGCTTGAGGACCGCTCACAGGAGCAGTATCGGGAGCCGCCGATGTATCGGGTGATGCTGTTAAATGATGACTACACCACTATGGATTTCGTCGTTAAGGTGATTCGTCAAGTTTTTCATCATTCTAGTGAAGAGGCCGTTAAAATCATGTTTGATGTGCATAAAAAAGGAAAAGGCCTGGTCGGTTGTTACAGCCAGGATATTGCCGTCACCAAACAGCGGCAGGTTCTTGTCATGGCCAAGTCAGAGGAGTTTCCCCTGCGCTGTGAAATAGAGCCGGATCTTTGA
- a CDS encoding iron-sulfur cluster assembly scaffold protein, whose amino-acid sequence MSTKMQWVYTEKVKDHFVNPRNVLDDEDSFGADGTGMVGSMACGDQMLVAIKVRDGKIAECRWKTYGCASAIASTSMMSEMVTGMSLEAAYHITPKQITEALGGLPEHKFHCSVLGDKGLRAAIDDYLEKNGLENPFTKSVANIVCECVGVTDQAIEAAFKAGAVSYEAIQTATGAGTVCGKCREKTEAILEEMEHLYGKNHE is encoded by the coding sequence ATGAGTACCAAGATGCAGTGGGTCTATACCGAAAAGGTAAAGGATCATTTTGTTAATCCGAGAAATGTTCTTGACGATGAGGACTCCTTTGGGGCCGACGGAACCGGAATGGTGGGAAGCATGGCGTGCGGTGATCAGATGCTTGTCGCCATTAAGGTCCGAGACGGAAAGATAGCCGAATGCCGCTGGAAGACCTACGGCTGTGCCAGTGCCATTGCCAGTACCTCCATGATGAGTGAAATGGTGACGGGGATGAGCCTGGAAGCGGCGTATCATATCACGCCGAAACAAATCACCGAGGCTCTCGGCGGTCTTCCCGAGCACAAATTCCATTGCAGCGTTTTGGGAGACAAAGGACTTCGGGCCGCCATTGATGACTACCTTGAGAAAAACGGTCTCGAAAATCCCTTTACCAAAAGCGTTGCGAACATCGTTTGTGAGTGTGTAGGCGTTACCGATCAGGCGATCGAGGCAGCCTTCAAGGCCGGGGCCGTCAGCTACGAGGCAATTCAAACGGCAACCGGCGCAGGGACCGTTTGCGGCAAATGCCGTGAAAAAACGGAGGCTATCCTGGAAGAGATGGAGCACCTTTACGGGAAAAATCATGAGTGA